The genomic stretch GATTAGGGATCAGGTATTCTGAAGAATCTTTTTCAATGAATTCAGGTTTCAATCCTTTCACATAATATGTCGTTACAGTATTTTCTTCGGAAAGGAACCCATGGTATTCACAGTTAAAAAACTGTTTCACCTGGTCGTATGTCTCGCCTGAAATGTTTATCTCTCCGGGTTTTGAGGCTGATTCCAGCCTTGAGGCCATGTTTACCGTATGTCCCCAGATATCATAAGATAATTTTTTATGTCCGAGCATACCCGCAATCACTTCTCCGGTGTGTATACCCATTCGTACAGACCAAACATTCGGGTTTTGCTCGCGCAACCGGCGAAGATAGTGTTGTACTTCCAATGCTGCAAATACGACTTCGATGGGATTAGTATGATTTTTCTGCGGAACACCGCCTGCACACATGTAAGCGTCCCCCATGGTTTTTATTTTTTCAATGTGGTGTCGTTCAACTACCGTATCGAAATAAAAAAAGAAGTTGTTCAGTTCGTCCAATAATGCTTCCGGTTGTAAATTGTCGGTTATTTTCGAAAAGTTTTCAATATCGGCAAACAATACGGTTGCCATATCGAATTTTTGAAAGAAGTTTTTCTGGACTTCACGGAAATGATCCGGATTATCCTTGTTTAGAGATACGATATCCGGATGTTCAAATATACTTTTCGATAAACCTGTCGATTTTGGGGGAGCCTCCTTTTTGGCCGTTTTATTTTTCCGCATGTAAAACATCCATGCGAGATTAGAGGCAAATAAGAATCCCGATAAAACAATCCACCAGTTTGAAGCTGCTTCGCACATACAGTCAGTGGTTAATTACATTCCATATTAATGACTTTGCCGACATTCATATTGCTCTTACTTCCGGTAGAAATATTTGCTATAGGAATGTTACAGATAAAGTACAAAAAACGAAAAAAAGTTTTATTTTTGTAAAAAAAATTAAACGAGCCCATAAAAACTTTTAAAACGGTCAAAGATATTTCTTTTATTGTTTCAATGCTAAAATAAAAAACTAAATTTCTATGGAAAATCAATCCAAACCTATTCTAATTCCAACAGATTTTACTGTTATTGCCGAGTATGCGGTTGAATCGGCAGTGAAATTTGCAAAGGTGACGAATACTAGCATTATATTGGTGCATATCGTAAAGAAAACTTCGGAGATTCTTGATGCTACTGCAAAAGTAGAACTGGAAGCAGATAA from Bacteroidales bacterium encodes the following:
- a CDS encoding HD domain-containing protein encodes the protein MCEAASNWWIVLSGFLFASNLAWMFYMRKNKTAKKEAPPKSTGLSKSIFEHPDIVSLNKDNPDHFREVQKNFFQKFDMATVLFADIENFSKITDNLQPEALLDELNNFFFYFDTVVERHHIEKIKTMGDAYMCAGGVPQKNHTNPIEVVFAALEVQHYLRRLREQNPNVWSVRMGIHTGEVIAGMLGHKKLSYDIWGHTVNMASRLESASKPGEINISGETYDQVKQFFNCEYHGFLSEENTVTTYYVKGLKPEFIEKDSSEYLIPNHHFFIQLQIIRLPDILEYVKGRMTTEFSKNLYFHSFKHTYDVYKYVEQLGAAQHISDEHMLLLKTAALFHDIGYTVSYDKARLMSDKIAREILPFFQYSSQQIDVICDLMRASHYEFAPNGILEEIIHDANLIYFANKDFHANMKNLFREQQKYKVKVSENEWMQVQMDKLNAHQFYIYSTEKIGLLPD